In Desulfobulbus oralis, one DNA window encodes the following:
- the traF gene encoding conjugative transfer signal peptidase TraF — MKKTGRDLARLMLPSLVVTVVLLGVGMYAGGYRLNITPSLPRGVYQLIGVEPKLGDTVLFCLESAPFVSVSQERGYLGGSRWGSPCPGGLLPLGKQLYALPGDNIGIEADGSISINGRVIAGSAARRRDSRGRPIPAPLLQAGIVPPGRALALALRNPGSFDGRYFGLTSLAGMQVVRPVWIFE, encoded by the coding sequence ATGAAAAAGACAGGCAGGGATCTGGCACGGCTGATGTTGCCGTCTCTGGTGGTGACGGTGGTCTTGCTGGGCGTGGGCATGTATGCCGGCGGCTATCGCCTCAATATCACCCCAAGCCTGCCTCGGGGTGTGTATCAGCTTATAGGTGTGGAGCCAAAGCTGGGCGACACGGTTCTTTTCTGCTTGGAGTCAGCGCCCTTTGTCAGTGTGTCCCAAGAACGGGGCTATCTGGGAGGCAGCCGGTGGGGCAGCCCCTGTCCTGGTGGACTCCTGCCCCTAGGCAAACAGCTCTATGCTCTGCCCGGGGATAACATCGGCATCGAGGCGGATGGCAGCATCAGCATCAACGGCCGGGTCATTGCCGGCAGCGCGGCCCGGAGGCGGGACAGCCGGGGCAGGCCCATACCGGCTCCGCTGCTGCAGGCTGGAATCGTACCGCCGGGCAGGGCCTTGGCCCTGGCCCTGCGTAATCCTGGCAGTTTTGACGGCCGTTATTTCGGCCTGACATCCTTGGCCGGCATGCAGGTTGTGCGGCCGGTCTGGATATTTGAATGA
- the relB gene encoding type II toxin-antitoxin system RelB family antitoxin has translation MLAIRLPAEIEARLDAMAKATGRTKTFYARQAILEYLDDLEDLYLAEQRLSEIRTGASEVVALEEVVKRYGLEN, from the coding sequence ATGCTCGCAATCAGACTGCCCGCTGAGATAGAAGCCCGGCTTGACGCCATGGCAAAGGCCACTGGCCGAACCAAAACATTCTATGCCCGGCAAGCCATTCTCGAATACCTGGATGATCTTGAAGACCTGTATCTGGCTGAGCAACGATTGAGCGAGATCAGAACCGGAGCGTCGGAGGTTGTGGCTCTTGAGGAAGTGGTGAAGCGCTATGGGCTGGAAAATTGA
- the traI gene encoding TraI/MobA(P) family conjugative relaxase — translation MIAKRQEPRSKGEQRRKFRHYDYRRLGNYCRDADHKGEKCLMSWFAGCNAPDYDLALEEIKATQAMNTRVRSDKTYHLEVSFRPEDEIRLAPEAYERIERAFAEALGLSEHQRVCGVHKNTNNLHMHIAYNLIHPDRLTMATTLFYDYEKLSRACRAMEKEFGLTADNGYEQRNTQKGKISQHAAALEAHTGEQSFQSYVLSLKSEIMRRMSTARNWQDAHQALAEYGIAIKPKANGFVLVPLNDKGGSLKASSLDKSMSRMRMEQRFGTFVTSETQQPSQSGSVPELPRAGERAFRDVVLARRAAITADLEQARNWQDVHDILANHGLEIKPLGAGLVLASQHSPETLKASALDRNMSRMYLEKRFGSYAAPESGQRQQEAPAADARQTSGRRQKEPKQESTAGKRTYQKSPRQPRNPERDRLYLDYQAALAEKIARIDAEKARNEASREWLKGRWQRMKEQLYAEVLTRRTRAIRMRMMLNLHRQDVLQERAGHKAAMAGIRADYPWYNWNGYLQHQATQGNTVALGVLRSMEERKAAQAAIRNPAREKTFLEVQFDDRQAAKAAGAKWDPQAKHWYAPRGSDLDRFTVWLPAQPDAAPTKSENGNFERAEPTAPDTPKEKKTPGERLAYLAWQERERIKAGSANKSFFSGCSYRIDNRGVAIITLVSGGTIRDAGKKLHFSPDEDSRQAARLYAMAKFGKFVKEKGSTIEQRERTARLARLFEPHIGILKECARYGLRSLSQLAVVCGRRKSEVLLQGYAHDDLER, via the coding sequence ATGATCGCCAAACGTCAGGAGCCCAGATCAAAGGGTGAACAGCGACGAAAATTCCGGCACTACGATTACAGGAGACTGGGCAACTATTGTCGTGATGCCGATCACAAGGGCGAAAAATGTCTGATGTCCTGGTTTGCCGGCTGCAACGCTCCGGATTATGATCTGGCGCTGGAGGAGATCAAGGCCACGCAGGCCATGAACACCCGCGTCAGGAGCGATAAGACATATCATCTGGAAGTGAGCTTCCGGCCGGAGGATGAAATCAGGTTGGCACCAGAGGCGTATGAGCGGATTGAACGTGCCTTTGCCGAGGCGCTGGGATTGTCGGAGCATCAACGTGTATGCGGAGTGCACAAGAATACCAACAATCTGCACATGCACATAGCTTACAATCTGATTCACCCGGACAGATTGACCATGGCGACGACGTTGTTTTATGACTATGAAAAGTTGTCCAGGGCCTGTCGCGCTATGGAAAAAGAGTTTGGCTTGACAGCAGACAATGGGTATGAGCAGCGTAACACCCAGAAAGGAAAAATCAGCCAGCACGCTGCTGCCCTGGAGGCGCATACAGGGGAACAATCATTTCAGTCGTATGTATTGAGCCTGAAGAGCGAAATTATGCGCCGGATGAGTACAGCCCGGAACTGGCAGGATGCCCATCAGGCGCTGGCTGAATACGGCATTGCCATCAAGCCGAAGGCGAACGGGTTTGTCCTGGTGCCTCTGAATGACAAGGGCGGCAGCCTGAAGGCAAGCTCCCTGGACAAAAGCATGTCCAGAATGCGCATGGAGCAGCGCTTCGGCACTTTCGTCACTTCAGAAACGCAGCAGCCTTCCCAATCGGGATCGGTGCCGGAACTTCCGCGTGCCGGCGAGCGGGCATTTCGGGATGTTGTTTTGGCCCGAAGGGCGGCAATTACCGCCGATCTGGAACAAGCCCGGAACTGGCAGGATGTCCACGATATTCTTGCGAACCATGGCCTTGAAATAAAACCTTTGGGTGCAGGATTGGTGCTGGCCAGCCAGCACAGCCCGGAAACGCTGAAAGCCAGCGCTTTGGACAGGAATATGTCCAGGATGTATCTGGAGAAGCGATTCGGGAGCTATGCTGCGCCTGAGTCTGGCCAGCGGCAGCAGGAAGCACCGGCGGCGGATGCGAGGCAAACGTCCGGCCGCCGGCAGAAAGAACCGAAGCAGGAGTCCACGGCCGGGAAACGCACGTACCAGAAAAGCCCCAGACAACCCAGGAATCCGGAGAGGGATCGGCTGTACCTGGATTACCAGGCGGCGCTGGCGGAAAAGATCGCCCGCATCGATGCGGAGAAGGCAAGAAATGAGGCATCACGCGAATGGCTGAAGGGGCGGTGGCAGCGAATGAAGGAGCAGCTGTATGCCGAGGTACTGACCCGCCGGACACGGGCCATCCGCATGCGCATGATGCTGAACCTCCACCGGCAGGATGTACTGCAGGAGCGGGCTGGCCACAAGGCGGCAATGGCAGGGATCAGGGCGGATTATCCCTGGTATAACTGGAACGGTTACCTGCAGCACCAGGCAACCCAGGGCAATACCGTCGCCCTGGGGGTGCTGCGCTCCATGGAAGAGCGCAAGGCCGCCCAGGCTGCCATCCGGAATCCGGCCAGGGAAAAGACCTTCCTGGAAGTGCAATTTGACGACCGGCAGGCTGCAAAAGCAGCAGGCGCAAAATGGGATCCCCAGGCAAAGCACTGGTATGCGCCCAGGGGGTCTGATCTGGACAGATTTACTGTCTGGTTGCCAGCCCAGCCTGATGCGGCTCCAACCAAAAGCGAAAACGGGAACTTTGAGCGAGCAGAACCGACTGCACCGGACACGCCAAAAGAAAAGAAAACACCGGGCGAACGGCTAGCGTATCTGGCCTGGCAGGAACGGGAGCGCATCAAAGCCGGCAGCGCAAATAAATCTTTCTTTTCCGGCTGCAGCTACCGGATCGACAACCGTGGCGTTGCGATTATCACCCTGGTGTCAGGCGGCACCATCCGGGATGCCGGCAAGAAACTGCATTTCTCACCGGACGAAGACAGCCGCCAGGCGGCCCGGCTGTACGCCATGGCCAAATTCGGCAAATTTGTCAAAGAAAAGGGGAGCACAATTGAGCAAAGAGAACGAACCGCCAGACTTGCCAGACTATTCGAGCCCCACATTGGCATCCTTAAAGAGTGTGCCCGATACGGCCTGCGCTCGTTGTCCCAACTCGCTGTGGTTTGTGGTCGGCGCAAATCCGAGGTGCTTTTGCAGGGCTATGCACATGATGACCTGGAACGATGA
- a CDS encoding lytic transglycosylase domain-containing protein produces the protein MKLFLLCVLLLFADPAVPASASPDHEQDFQAAARETGVPVALTQAIAGVESGGSPWALNVAGRGHIHASRDEALAAARRADAAGLSFDCGLMQINNWWLKRYGIPLEAMFDPAANILLGSWILRQELDRAGDAWTAVARYHSPDAVRGRKYAALVRRTLERGPEQLSAAAPGRRSRGLAHAKREKNARTVSPEAAQGSTTVRPVPGLEGEGETSQAFDRSAGTMPAAGTLVVYRQSYQQPVFTRTIPDNPEPERPVFVRRLP, from the coding sequence ATGAAACTGTTTCTGCTCTGTGTCCTGCTCCTGTTTGCAGACCCCGCCGTCCCGGCATCAGCGTCACCGGATCACGAGCAGGATTTTCAGGCGGCTGCCCGTGAGACAGGCGTTCCGGTGGCATTGACGCAGGCGATTGCCGGCGTGGAAAGCGGCGGATCGCCCTGGGCGCTCAACGTCGCCGGCAGGGGCCACATCCATGCCAGCCGGGACGAGGCCCTGGCCGCGGCCAGGCGGGCCGATGCGGCAGGGCTGAGTTTTGATTGCGGTCTCATGCAGATCAACAACTGGTGGTTGAAGCGCTATGGGATCCCGCTGGAGGCCATGTTTGATCCGGCAGCCAATATCCTGCTGGGCTCCTGGATACTCAGGCAGGAACTGGATCGGGCAGGGGATGCCTGGACGGCCGTTGCCCGCTACCATTCTCCGGACGCAGTCAGGGGCAGGAAGTATGCGGCCCTGGTACGCCGGACGCTGGAAAGAGGGCCTGAGCAGCTGTCTGCTGCCGCGCCAGGCCGGCGCAGCAGGGGACTGGCCCACGCCAAAAGAGAAAAAAACGCCAGGACAGTGAGTCCGGAAGCCGCCCAGGGCAGCACGACAGTCCGGCCCGTGCCCGGACTGGAGGGAGAGGGGGAAACCAGCCAGGCGTTTGACCGGTCTGCCGGCACAATGCCGGCAGCAGGCACTCTGGTGGTGTACCGGCAGTCATACCAGCAGCCCGTCTTCACCCGCACCATACCGGACAATCCGGAGCCAGAGCGTCCTGTCTTTGTGCGGAGACTGCCATGA
- a CDS encoding site-specific integrase, with translation MESDKNWHDIVVFALNTGLRKGEIFNLNFSNINMNERIIFIVDSKSNKNRIIPMNDPVYDILCEKINKSSINENIFYGKNKRSFINAVNKAGLNNGITDRRQKVVFHTLRHTFASWLVQDGVPLAVVSKLLGHSTINLTMRYTHLAPTQYRQAVNLLTMHLKA, from the coding sequence TTGGAGTCAGACAAAAACTGGCATGATATAGTAGTATTTGCACTTAATACAGGTTTAAGAAAAGGAGAAATCTTTAATTTAAATTTTTCAAATATAAATATGAACGAAAGAATTATATTTATTGTCGATAGTAAATCAAATAAGAATAGAATAATTCCAATGAATGATCCTGTATACGATATATTATGCGAAAAAATAAATAAAAGTAGCATCAACGAAAATATATTTTATGGTAAAAATAAGCGGTCATTTATAAATGCTGTAAACAAAGCTGGTTTGAATAATGGAATAACTGATCGTAGGCAAAAGGTTGTATTTCATACGTTACGTCATACTTTTGCAAGCTGGTTGGTTCAGGATGGTGTACCATTAGCGGTTGTAAGTAAATTACTTGGTCATAGTACAATTAATTTAACTATGAGGTATACGCATCTTGCGCCAACCCAATATCGCCAGGCTGTAAACCTTCTAACAATGCATTTAAAGGCATAA
- a CDS encoding plasmid mobilization protein, whose protein sequence is MPCPGKKVLHAYLTPEEYEQMKSLSEQAGLSLSTFVRRVCLGQDVKSRADQEAVRALLKANADLGRLGGLFKMAITEGRIREMQYAEFRQMLRRLEKSQAQVVACCRAVAESLKHRS, encoded by the coding sequence ATGCCCTGTCCCGGTAAAAAAGTCCTCCACGCCTACCTGACGCCGGAAGAATATGAGCAGATGAAATCCCTGTCAGAACAGGCCGGGCTGTCGCTCTCGACCTTTGTCAGGCGTGTCTGCCTGGGACAGGATGTGAAATCCAGGGCAGATCAGGAAGCGGTCCGGGCATTGCTCAAGGCCAATGCCGACCTGGGTCGGCTGGGCGGACTCTTCAAGATGGCGATCACCGAAGGCCGCATCCGGGAGATGCAGTACGCAGAATTCCGACAGATGCTGCGGCGACTGGAGAAAAGCCAGGCCCAGGTGGTGGCATGCTGTCGGGCAGTTGCTGAATCGCTTAAGCACAGGTCATGA
- a CDS encoding zincin-like metallopeptidase domain-containing protein, producing MADREHRPWHEQVAATIIEALERGTAPWVHPWEPGLMPSPPVNALTGKPYRGVNQLWLSMQQYGYDKKDPRWCTYKQAQQLGAQVKKGARGTLVQYWKQEERRLIRDEQGRPVLDEQGGKRYEIISLERPRVFHAVVFHASQIDGLPALPEQEAGENAAFERHQAAERLLENSGASIFHDQANQAFYRPVTDEIHLPEKGQFRSPDGYYATALHELGHWTGHESRLNRQLLGNPFGSAEYAREELRAEIASYMLGMELGIGHDPGQHHAYIESWIRILEDDPLEIIRAARDADQIRGYIMGLEKEKTTERGAQRPSAEHYSAAGENIQVAGDATPEEARMIFEKLAPHLSSDRTVSMATTEGVMQHRGERMTAREKTWLNVPYVEKDQAREAGAKWDGKEKRWYAPAGTDLQPLQPWLSVPEKSRTQSPAVLDPCREFGEVLRAAGLVIEGDPVMDGQIHRVPVAGGRPGAKDGAYSGHEDGRPNGWWQNYRSGERGKWLATAHLLTSEAKAILRQESAEKLADREELRKEDQARAMKRAYAKWMHAEPASPDHPYLTRKGVAAYNLRQDKHGNLLVPGYDGQGRLQTLEYINKDGAKWYEKDCPKKGAMAILPDQDALKGEVILMVEGYATGASVHQATGLPVAVAFDAGNIKDAALAIRRQMPHVKLTICADNDARISDDRNVGVLKAKEAAAAVGAKVVVADFSKSEQERRLTDFNDLHQARGLGAVRDSIMAKVNEVEAEKER from the coding sequence ATGGCAGACAGGGAACACAGGCCCTGGCATGAGCAGGTGGCGGCCACAATAATCGAGGCGCTGGAGCGGGGGACAGCGCCCTGGGTGCATCCGTGGGAGCCAGGATTGATGCCCTCCCCGCCTGTCAATGCGCTGACCGGCAAACCGTACCGGGGCGTCAATCAGCTCTGGCTCAGCATGCAGCAGTACGGATATGACAAAAAAGACCCGCGTTGGTGCACGTATAAGCAGGCCCAACAATTGGGCGCTCAGGTGAAGAAAGGCGCTCGCGGCACTCTGGTGCAGTACTGGAAACAGGAAGAGCGCCGACTGATCAGGGATGAGCAGGGCCGGCCTGTTCTGGATGAGCAGGGCGGGAAACGCTACGAGATCATTTCCCTTGAACGGCCTCGAGTTTTCCACGCGGTAGTATTCCACGCCAGCCAGATCGATGGGCTGCCGGCCTTGCCGGAACAGGAGGCCGGAGAGAATGCAGCCTTTGAGCGCCACCAGGCAGCGGAGCGGCTGCTGGAAAATTCGGGCGCGTCCATTTTTCATGATCAGGCGAATCAAGCCTTTTACAGGCCAGTTACAGATGAGATCCACCTGCCGGAAAAAGGACAGTTTCGCAGCCCGGACGGCTACTACGCCACGGCGCTGCACGAGCTTGGGCACTGGACGGGGCATGAGAGCAGGCTGAACCGGCAACTCCTGGGCAATCCCTTTGGCAGCGCGGAATATGCCAGGGAGGAGCTCAGGGCCGAAATCGCCAGCTACATGCTGGGCATGGAACTGGGCATTGGCCACGATCCCGGCCAGCATCACGCCTATATCGAGTCGTGGATCAGGATTCTGGAGGATGATCCCCTGGAGATCATCCGTGCTGCGCGGGATGCAGATCAGATCAGGGGATACATCATGGGCCTGGAAAAGGAAAAGACAACAGAGCGGGGTGCGCAGCGGCCGAGTGCGGAGCATTACAGCGCTGCCGGCGAAAACATCCAGGTTGCCGGGGATGCAACGCCGGAAGAGGCGCGGATGATCTTTGAAAAACTGGCTCCACACCTGTCCAGCGACAGAACGGTATCGATGGCGACGACCGAGGGCGTCATGCAGCACCGGGGAGAACGAATGACAGCACGGGAGAAAACCTGGCTGAACGTGCCGTATGTGGAAAAAGACCAGGCGCGGGAAGCAGGGGCGAAGTGGGACGGGAAGGAAAAGCGCTGGTATGCGCCGGCGGGAACGGATTTGCAGCCATTGCAGCCATGGCTGTCTGTGCCGGAAAAATCCAGAACCCAGTCTCCTGCGGTGCTCGATCCCTGCCGTGAATTTGGCGAGGTTCTGCGTGCGGCGGGCCTGGTCATCGAGGGCGATCCGGTCATGGACGGCCAAATCCACCGGGTACCTGTTGCAGGAGGCAGGCCTGGAGCGAAAGACGGGGCATACAGTGGTCACGAGGATGGCCGGCCCAATGGGTGGTGGCAGAATTACAGGAGCGGTGAGAGGGGAAAATGGCTGGCGACTGCCCATCTGCTGACCAGCGAGGCAAAAGCAATACTCCGCCAGGAGTCGGCCGAAAAGCTGGCAGACCGGGAAGAGCTCCGCAAAGAAGATCAGGCCCGGGCCATGAAGCGGGCCTATGCCAAATGGATGCACGCGGAGCCGGCCAGTCCGGATCATCCGTATCTGACCAGAAAAGGAGTAGCAGCCTACAACCTGCGTCAGGACAAACACGGCAATCTGCTCGTGCCTGGCTATGACGGACAGGGCCGTCTCCAGACCCTGGAGTATATCAACAAGGACGGGGCCAAATGGTACGAGAAGGACTGTCCAAAAAAGGGGGCCATGGCAATTCTGCCGGATCAGGACGCCCTGAAGGGCGAGGTGATCTTGATGGTGGAGGGCTACGCCACCGGGGCCAGCGTGCACCAGGCCACGGGCCTGCCCGTGGCCGTGGCCTTTGATGCCGGCAACATCAAGGACGCTGCCTTGGCCATCAGGCGCCAGATGCCCCATGTCAAGCTCACCATCTGTGCGGACAACGACGCAAGAATCAGTGATGACAGAAATGTTGGAGTGCTCAAGGCCAAAGAAGCGGCTGCAGCAGTGGGCGCGAAGGTCGTGGTGGCCGACTTCTCCAAAAGCGAGCAAGAGCGGCGTCTGACGGACTTCAACGACCTGCACCAGGCGCGTGGCCTGGGCGCTGTCCGGGACAGCATTATGGCAAAAGTCAATGAGGTCGAGGCGGAGAAGGAACGATGA
- a CDS encoding type II toxin-antitoxin system RelE family toxin produces MGWKIELARAAERDLDKLDPQVARRILVFLHGRLAELDDPRSIGEPLKGSKLGEFWKYRVGDYRVISSIEDKVLTILVVRIGNRREVYR; encoded by the coding sequence ATGGGCTGGAAAATTGAGCTTGCCCGCGCTGCAGAACGTGATTTGGATAAACTCGATCCTCAGGTGGCCAGACGTATTCTTGTTTTTCTGCATGGCCGTCTGGCTGAACTGGACGACCCACGCAGTATCGGTGAGCCACTCAAAGGATCGAAGCTGGGTGAATTCTGGAAGTACCGCGTCGGTGATTACAGGGTAATCAGCAGCATCGAGGACAAGGTGCTGACAATCCTCGTTGTGAGAATTGGCAATCGTCGAGAGGTCTACAGATAA
- the topA gene encoding type I DNA topoisomerase gives MKLFIVESPGKVKKIQGFLGPSWKVVASVGHVRDLPERTIGVEPPDFVPRYEATERGAKVLKDLAYKVKNAEAVYLATDPDREGEAIAWHLADALHLGDARRVTYTEITETAVRAALRQTRDIDRRLVSAQEARRVLDRLVGYLVSPVLSRQNGCALSAGRVQSPAVRLVVERERAIRDFRVTAHFGVDLVFEAMEHVSDGWKAAWLPKEGSWLEETQEYVLDRAVAEQVAGIGTVTVQACTETECRAAPPAPFTTSTLQQAASAALKINPTRCMALAQKLYESGHITYMRTDSPNLSEEAIAAIRSWAAEHDHPVPAGPRAWKSKEGAQEAHEAIRPTHFEVEDAGENEEEQALYRLIRLRALASQLEEAVYAVRVLRLEGEVDGKKAVFEAKGRTLVKPGWKALVARDQTDENEEEPENQIPKLSAGTKIKPQEGKVVPRKTRPPARFTEAALVRELEKRGIGRPSTYAAILQNIIQTHRYLQVDRKRFLVPTEQGEKVVNALGSFGFLDYEFTKRMEEQLDAIAEGREQYQPVVAVTYNALQSDTGAYIEATSPKCPECGKPLVHHFRKASKEQKGYNFWGCSGHNDGCPVTFADKNGAPGERQDNRPKVQLSEFICEVCGKPLIHHQGEKNGRAFDFWGCSGWKDGCKATFADDNGKPGARQDNKPKAAAGGYPGRQGGFRKRL, from the coding sequence ATGAAACTGTTCATCGTGGAATCACCAGGGAAGGTGAAAAAGATTCAGGGCTTTCTGGGGCCATCCTGGAAGGTGGTGGCCAGCGTGGGCCATGTGCGGGATCTGCCGGAACGGACAATCGGCGTTGAGCCTCCGGACTTTGTGCCGCGCTACGAGGCCACGGAGCGGGGCGCAAAGGTGCTGAAGGACCTGGCGTACAAGGTCAAAAATGCTGAAGCTGTGTATCTGGCCACTGATCCCGACCGGGAAGGTGAAGCCATTGCCTGGCATCTGGCGGATGCGCTGCATCTTGGGGACGCCCGGCGCGTGACCTATACGGAAATCACGGAAACGGCAGTCAGGGCGGCGCTGCGCCAGACCAGGGACATTGACCGGCGTCTGGTATCGGCACAGGAGGCCCGCCGGGTGCTGGATCGTCTGGTAGGCTATCTGGTCTCTCCGGTCCTGTCCCGGCAAAACGGCTGTGCCCTGTCCGCCGGCCGGGTGCAGTCGCCTGCGGTGCGCCTGGTGGTGGAGCGGGAACGGGCGATCCGGGACTTCAGGGTTACGGCCCATTTTGGTGTTGACCTGGTGTTTGAGGCGATGGAGCACGTCAGCGATGGCTGGAAAGCCGCCTGGCTGCCGAAAGAAGGTAGCTGGCTGGAAGAAACTCAGGAATACGTGCTGGACAGGGCGGTTGCGGAACAGGTGGCCGGGATCGGGACGGTCACGGTGCAGGCCTGCACGGAAACGGAATGCAGGGCAGCGCCGCCTGCGCCCTTTACGACCAGCACCCTGCAGCAGGCCGCCTCGGCGGCTCTGAAAATCAATCCGACCCGGTGCATGGCCCTGGCGCAGAAGCTGTATGAGAGTGGCCACATCACCTATATGCGCACCGACAGCCCGAACCTGTCGGAAGAGGCCATAGCGGCCATCCGCAGCTGGGCTGCGGAGCATGATCATCCCGTACCGGCCGGGCCACGTGCCTGGAAAAGCAAGGAAGGGGCGCAGGAGGCCCACGAGGCCATCCGGCCCACGCATTTTGAAGTGGAAGACGCGGGTGAAAACGAAGAGGAACAGGCTCTGTACCGGCTTATCCGGCTGCGTGCCCTGGCCAGCCAACTGGAAGAAGCTGTTTATGCCGTGCGTGTCCTGCGTCTGGAAGGCGAGGTGGACGGCAAAAAGGCAGTCTTCGAGGCCAAAGGCCGCACCCTGGTCAAACCGGGCTGGAAGGCCCTGGTCGCCAGAGACCAGACGGATGAAAACGAGGAGGAACCGGAGAACCAGATTCCGAAACTGTCCGCCGGCACAAAAATCAAACCCCAGGAGGGTAAGGTAGTTCCCAGAAAGACCCGACCACCGGCGCGCTTCACCGAAGCCGCCCTGGTCAGGGAACTGGAGAAACGGGGCATCGGGCGTCCGTCCACCTATGCGGCCATTCTCCAGAATATTATCCAGACACACAGGTATTTGCAGGTGGACAGGAAGCGCTTCCTTGTCCCCACGGAGCAGGGCGAGAAGGTGGTGAATGCCCTGGGAAGTTTTGGTTTCCTTGATTACGAATTCACAAAGCGGATGGAGGAACAACTGGATGCGATTGCCGAGGGCAGGGAGCAATACCAACCTGTGGTGGCTGTCACCTATAATGCCCTGCAAAGCGACACCGGCGCCTACATCGAGGCGACTTCGCCCAAATGTCCGGAGTGCGGCAAGCCGCTTGTCCACCACTTCAGGAAAGCCTCCAAAGAGCAGAAGGGTTACAACTTCTGGGGCTGTTCCGGCCACAACGACGGCTGCCCGGTAACTTTTGCCGATAAGAACGGCGCGCCTGGAGAACGGCAGGACAACAGGCCCAAGGTGCAATTGAGCGAATTCATATGTGAGGTCTGCGGCAAGCCGCTCATCCACCACCAGGGCGAAAAAAACGGACGCGCCTTCGACTTCTGGGGCTGCTCGGGCTGGAAAGACGGCTGCAAGGCCACCTTTGCCGATGACAACGGCAAGCCGGGAGCACGCCAGGACAACAAGCCCAAAGCGGCAGCTGGCGGCTACCCAGGCCGGCAGGGCGGCTTCCGAAAACGATTGTGA
- a CDS encoding tyrosine-type recombinase/integrase — MLQTRKHLTQAEVTRLIEATKGSRNDVRDRCLLLLMFRHGLRVSEACGMRLSQIGLDGRVLHVARLKRGLSTTHPLRPDELRIIKTWLQKRKEMAADSDALFLSERRKPLDRRTVWALLRNYGKMAGLELEVHPHMLRHACGFALADQGADTRLIQDYLGHRSIQHTVLYTAANPARFGKLW; from the coding sequence ATGTTACAGACACGAAAACATCTGACCCAGGCGGAAGTGACCAGGCTCATCGAGGCGACAAAAGGCTCCCGCAACGACGTGCGCGATCGATGCCTCCTGCTGCTTATGTTCCGGCATGGCCTGCGGGTCTCGGAAGCCTGCGGCATGCGCCTTTCCCAGATTGGTCTGGATGGTCGGGTGTTGCATGTGGCCCGGCTGAAACGCGGCCTGTCCACCACGCATCCGCTTCGTCCCGACGAACTGCGGATCATCAAGACCTGGTTGCAGAAGCGGAAGGAAATGGCTGCCGACAGCGACGCCCTTTTTTTGAGCGAGCGCCGGAAGCCGCTCGACCGCAGAACTGTTTGGGCATTGCTGCGGAATTATGGTAAGATGGCCGGGCTGGAGCTTGAAGTCCATCCGCACATGCTGCGCCACGCCTGCGGGTTCGCCCTGGCCGACCAGGGCGCGGACACCAGACTGATCCAGGATTACCTGGGCCACCGCAGCATCCAGCATACCGTGCTCTACACCGCCGCCAACCCGGCCAGGTTCGGAAAACTGTGGTGA